The Vicia villosa cultivar HV-30 ecotype Madison, WI linkage group LG1, Vvil1.0, whole genome shotgun sequence genome includes a region encoding these proteins:
- the LOC131657417 gene encoding uncharacterized protein LOC131657417 translates to MAEMRAQLTEQMNAQMAQFMEALTNVTKGQDDLRVLVENSRRVENGEHQGPFDDVSGRIDDHHDPNEFDHVGGHYNPFNQHHGFPPPPPSRLLGRRDNQNRGNLDFNVENFDQVSRHSAEGVHDEVERYRLIEERLRAVEGKGVLGMNINDLGLVPGVRIPPKFKVPSFDKYNGATCPMTHVKAYYRKMSVYSEDEGFLMHFFQDSLVGASLEWYVQLERTHIHSWRDLVEAFIKHYQYNVDIAPNKTQLQSLVQGSKESFKEYAQKWRELAARVQPPMTEHEMIDMFTSNLSGHYYLACSASANFSEMLGASSNSAGGKKQAEGYARREEGNADAIYGRRGSGRNNSQVNAVMIPMPQQQQQHQHGKRSNNDRYPPRTRPHRKIDLIPMTYAQVLQHLLKIEKITFRDAPNAPDTQSPNYNANARCAFHSGAAGHDTERCIALKNKVQDLLDQKIIQFTPTPNIVNNPMPTHGGSGVNAIESEEINVVSDVGCLTFPLVSVKQHLVNNGIFPGCGIDCKNCKSQPEGCADLKGMVQKLIDEGPLQFYRRLRGAKSEDDEVAVISIPYEPVAPICIQVPIQIRVSIPYEEQPTALMITVPGPIPYESEKAIPWHYGSDVYYYGTKEEGEPSKEKFVEASVANTDNFAGTGRITRSGRVFSPKLVQNNADALAKAKGKQVVTDVQNSPTQNKAPNKGVSSKDVEELLRIIRKSDYKVVEQLEIEGEIHETPFQAFEAVNAVRIPPYEITKPEMIMSSLKDAQVVVETGRVEGLYIHFSARFGSLLQQIWSFVFGFEGAEMDVKEIILDVVEVCISILVRDLAHCCSKFGVLSLALKVQRYNVAEFWTIVFGMESGAECRLCSKHDVEM, encoded by the exons GGGTTCTCGTCGAGAACTCCAGAAGGGTTGAGAATGGAGAACATCAAGGGCCGTTTGACGATGTGTCTGGCAGGATTGACGATCACCATGATCCGAATGAGTTTGATCACGTGGGAgggcactataatcctttcaatcagcatCACGGGTTTCCACCTCCACCACCATCTCGTCTGCTAGGAAGGAGAGATAATCAGAACCGTGGtaatttggatttcaatgttgaGAACTTTGATCAGGTATCAAGGCATAGTGCTGAGGGTGTGCATGATGAAGTTGAAAGGTATCGTCTGATTGAGGAACGTCTCAGGGCtgttgaaggcaaaggggtgttaggcatgAATATCAATGACCTGGGGTTGGTTCCTGGTGTGAGGATTccaccaaaattcaaagttccatcttttgacaaatacaatggggCGACTTGTCCCATGACTCATGTTAAGGCGTACTATCGCAAGATGTCAGTTTATTCAGAAGATGAGGGTTTTTTAatgcacttcttccaagatagtcTTGTTGGGGCTTCTTTGGAGTGGTATGTCCAACTCGAGCGCACTCATAtccattcttggagagatcttgtggaggctttTATTAAGCACTATCAGTACAATGTTGATATAGCACCCAACAAGACCCAGTTGCAGAGTTTGGTTCAGGggtctaaagaatctttcaaagagtacgctcagaaatggcgcGAGTTAGCTGCGAGGGTTCAGCCACCGATGACTGAACATGAGATGATTGACATGTTCACCAGTAACTTGTCTGGACACTATTATTTGGCTTGCAGTGCTTCAGCTAACTTTtctgaaatg TTAGGAGCCTCTTCTAATTCTGCTGGTGGTAAGAAGCAAGCTGAGGGTTATGCCAGAAGGGAGGAAGGAAATGCGGATGCAATATATGGAAGAAGGGGTTCAGGAAGAAATAATTCACAGGTTAATGCTGTCATGATCCCAATgccgcagcaacaacaacaacatcagcatGGAAAGCGTTCCAATAATGATCGTTATCCTCCCAGGACTAGGCCTCACAGAAAGATTGATCtgattcctatgacctatgctCAAGTGCtgcaacatttgctcaagattgagAAGATTACTTTCAGAGATGCTCCGAATGCTCCGGACACACAATCTCCAAATTACAATGCGAATGCACGATGTGCTTTTCATTCCGGTGCTGCTGGACATGATACAGAGAGGTGTATTGCGTTGAAGAATAAAGTCCAGGACTTGTTGGATCAAAAGATAATTCAGTTCactcctacacccaatattgtcaataatcCGATGCCTACTCACGGAGGTTCGGGTGTGAATGCCATTGAGAGTGAAGAGATAAATGTTGTATCTGATGTGGGCTGTTTGACTTTTCCTCTTGTGTCTGTGAAACAACATCTGGTTAATAATGGCATCTTCCCGGGCTGTGGTATCGATTGTAAGAATTGCAAGAGTCAACCTGAGGGTTGTGCTGATTTGAAAGGTATGGTGCAAAAATTGATTGATGAGGGTCCTCTTCAATTTTATCGAAGGTTAAGAGGCGCGAAGAGTGAGGATGATGAAGTGGCTGTGATCTCAATTCCTTATGAACCAGTTGCTCCAATATGTATCCAAGTGCCTATTCAGATACGTGTCAGTATCCCGTATGAGGAACAACCAACGGCGTTGATGATTACTGTGCCAGGGCCTATTCCATATGAGAGTGAGAAGGCCATCCCTTGGCATTATGGTTCAGACGTATATTACTATGGCACGAAGGAGGAAGGCGAGCCATCTAAAGAGAAGTTTGTTGAGGCCTCAGTTGCAAACACTGATAACTTCGCCGGTACTGGTAGGATCACTCGCAGTGGTAGGGTGTTCTCCCCTAAGCTTGTTCAAAAcaatgcagatgctttggctaaggcCAAAGGAAAACAAGTAGTGACCGATGTCCAGAATTCTCCGACCCAAAATAAGGCACCTAATAAAGGAGTATCTTCCAAGGATGTAGAAGAATTATTGAGAATCATCAGGAAGTCTGATTACAAggttgttgagcagttgg AGATCGAAGGTGAGATACATGAGACGCCGTTTCAAGCATTCGAGGCCGTAAATGCTGTGAGAATTCCTCcttatgagataacgaagccagaaATGATTATGTCCTCTTTGAAAGATGCTCAGGTTGTCGTTGAGACCGGAAGAGTGGAAG GTTTGTATATCCATTTTAGTGCAAGATTTGGCTCATTGTTGCAGCAAATTTGGAGTTTTGTCTTTGGCTTTGAAGGTGCAGAG ATGGATGTGAAGGAAATTATTCTGGATGTGGTTGAG GTTTGTATATCCATTTTAGTGCGAGATTTGGCTCATTGTTGCAGCAAATTTGGAGTTTTGTCTTTGGCTTTGAAGGTGCAGAGGTATAATGTTGCAGAATTTTGGACAATAGTGTTTGGCATGGAGAGTGGAGCAGAGTGCAGGTTATGCAGCAAACATGATGTTGAGATGTAA